Proteins from a genomic interval of Pseudomonas paeninsulae:
- the rpmJ gene encoding 50S ribosomal protein L36, whose protein sequence is MKVRASVKKLCRNCKIIRREGVVRVICSAEPRHKQRQG, encoded by the coding sequence ATGAAAGTTCGTGCATCAGTGAAAAAGCTGTGCCGCAACTGCAAGATTATTCGTCGTGAAGGTGTCGTTCGAGTTATTTGCAGCGCGGAACCGCGTCACAAGCAGCGCCAAGGCTGA
- the rpsM gene encoding 30S ribosomal protein S13, translating to MARIAGVNIPDNKHTVISLTYIFGVGRTTAQKICAAAGVNPAVKIKDLSDEQIEQLRGEVAKVNTEGDLRREVNMKIKRLMDLGCYRGLRHRRGLPVRGQRTKTNARTRKGPRKPIRK from the coding sequence ATGGCCCGTATTGCAGGCGTAAACATTCCGGATAACAAGCACACTGTTATCTCGCTGACCTACATCTTTGGTGTTGGTCGCACTACCGCACAGAAAATCTGTGCGGCTGCTGGTGTTAATCCGGCAGTAAAGATCAAAGATCTCTCTGACGAGCAGATCGAGCAGCTGCGTGGCGAAGTAGCCAAGGTGAATACCGAAGGCGACCTGCGTCGTGAAGTGAACATGAAAATCAAGCGCTTGATGGACCTGGGTTGCTACCGCGGCCTGCGTCATCGTCGTGGTCTGCCGGTTCGCGGTCAGCGTACCAAGACCAACGCGCGTACCCGTAAGGGCCCGCGTAAGCCGATCCGCAAGTAA
- the rpsK gene encoding 30S ribosomal protein S11, protein MAKPAARTRKKVKKTVVDGIAHIHASFNNTIVTITDRQGNALSWATSGGSGFRGSRKSTPFAAQVAAERAGQAALEFGLKNLDVNVKGPGPGRESAVRALNGCGYKIASITDVTPIPHNGCRPSKKRRV, encoded by the coding sequence ATGGCAAAACCTGCTGCTCGTACTCGTAAGAAAGTCAAAAAGACGGTGGTTGATGGCATCGCCCACATCCACGCTTCCTTCAACAACACAATCGTGACCATTACTGACCGTCAGGGTAACGCCCTGTCCTGGGCTACCTCCGGTGGTTCGGGTTTCCGCGGCTCGCGTAAAAGCACCCCGTTCGCTGCCCAGGTGGCTGCTGAACGTGCTGGTCAAGCTGCGCTGGAATTCGGCCTGAAGAACCTCGACGTCAACGTCAAGGGTCCCGGTCCGGGTCGTGAGTCCGCTGTCCGTGCTTTGAACGGCTGCGGTTACAAGATCGCCAGCATCACCGATGTGACACCCATCCCGCACAACGGATGCCGTCCTTCGAAGAAGCGTCGCGTGTAA
- the rpsD gene encoding 30S ribosomal protein S4: MARYIGPKCKLSRREGTDLFLKSGVRALESKCNIEAAPGIHGQRRSRQSDYGTQLREKQKVRRIYGVLERQFSGYYKEAAGKKGATGENLLQLLECRLDNVVYRMGYGATRAESRQLVSHKAISVNGKTVNVPSYQVKAGDVVAVREKSKNQLRIVQALELCAQRGRVEWVEVDIEKKSGLFKAVPVRSDLSADINESLIVELYSK, encoded by the coding sequence ATGGCTCGTTACATTGGTCCCAAATGCAAACTGTCTCGTCGTGAAGGCACTGATCTTTTCCTGAAAAGTGGCGTCCGCGCCCTGGAATCGAAGTGCAACATCGAAGCAGCCCCAGGTATTCACGGTCAGCGCCGTAGCCGTCAGTCCGACTACGGCACCCAGCTGCGTGAAAAGCAAAAAGTTCGTCGTATCTACGGTGTGCTTGAGCGTCAATTCAGCGGTTATTACAAAGAAGCAGCCGGCAAGAAAGGCGCTACTGGTGAGAACCTGCTGCAACTGCTCGAGTGCCGTCTGGATAACGTGGTTTATCGTATGGGCTATGGTGCTACCCGCGCCGAATCCCGTCAGCTGGTATCGCACAAAGCGATCAGCGTAAACGGTAAGACTGTAAACGTGCCGTCCTACCAGGTTAAAGCTGGCGACGTCGTTGCAGTTCGCGAGAAGTCGAAGAATCAGCTGCGTATTGTTCAGGCTCTTGAACTGTGTGCCCAGCGTGGCCGCGTTGAATGGGTAGAAGTAGACATTGAGAAGAAGTCCGGCCTGTTCAAAGCCGTGCCGGTTCGCAGTGATCTCTCCGCTGACATCAACGAAAGCCTGATTGTCGAGCTCTACTCCAAGTAA
- a CDS encoding DNA-directed RNA polymerase subunit alpha has protein sequence MQISVNEFLTPRHIDVQVVSPTRAKITLEPLERGFGHTLGNALRRILLSSMPGCAVVEAEIDGVLHEYSAIEGIQEDVIEILLNLKGLAIKLHGRDEVTLTLAKKGSGVVTAADIQLDHDVEIVNGDHVIANMASTGALNMRLTVARGRGYEPADARQSDEDESRSIGRLQLDASFSPVRRVSYVVENARVEQRTNLDKLVIDLETNGTLDPEEAIRRAATILQQQLAAFVDLKGDSEPVVIEQEDEIDPILLRPVDDLELTVRSANCLKAENIYYIGDLIQRTEVELLKTPNLGKKSLTEIKDVLASRGLSLGMRLDNWPPASLKKDDKATA, from the coding sequence ATGCAGATTTCGGTAAATGAGTTCCTGACCCCCCGCCATATCGATGTGCAGGTGGTCAGTCCGACCCGCGCCAAGATCACACTCGAGCCTCTCGAGCGTGGCTTTGGACACACCTTGGGCAACGCGCTGCGTCGCATCCTGTTGTCCTCCATGCCTGGCTGTGCAGTAGTCGAGGCCGAGATTGACGGTGTACTCCATGAGTACAGCGCCATTGAAGGTATTCAGGAAGATGTCATTGAAATCCTGCTTAACCTGAAAGGTCTGGCTATCAAGTTGCACGGTCGCGACGAAGTGACGCTGACTCTGGCGAAGAAGGGCTCGGGTGTAGTCACCGCTGCCGATATTCAGCTGGATCATGATGTCGAAATCGTCAATGGCGACCACGTGATCGCTAACATGGCTTCCACTGGCGCGCTGAACATGAGGCTCACCGTAGCTCGTGGTCGCGGCTATGAGCCGGCTGACGCTCGTCAGAGCGATGAAGATGAAAGCCGCAGCATTGGTCGCTTGCAGCTGGATGCTTCGTTTAGCCCGGTGCGCCGTGTGTCGTACGTGGTAGAGAACGCTCGTGTTGAGCAGCGTACTAACCTGGACAAGTTGGTTATTGACCTGGAGACCAACGGTACTCTGGATCCTGAAGAGGCTATCCGTCGTGCCGCAACCATTCTGCAACAGCAGTTGGCTGCGTTCGTCGACCTCAAGGGTGACAGTGAGCCTGTGGTTATCGAACAGGAAGACGAGATTGATCCGATCCTGTTGCGTCCGGTTGATGACCTGGAACTGACCGTACGTTCGGCAAACTGCCTCAAGGCAGAGAACATTTACTACATCGGCGATCTGATTCAGCGCACCGAAGTGGAATTGTTGAAAACGCCGAACCTGGGCAAGAAATCCCTGACTGAAATCAAGGATGTTCTGGCTTCACGCGGTCTGTCCCTCGGTATGCGCCTCGACAATTGGCCGCCGGCAAGTCTGAAGAAAGACGATAAGGCGACTGCCTGA
- the rplQ gene encoding 50S ribosomal protein L17, producing the protein MRHRKSGRHLSRTSAHRKAMFQNMAVSLFEHELIKTTLPKAKELRRVAEPLITLAKEDSVANRRLAFDRTRSKAIVGKLFNDLGKRYATRQGGYLRILKCGFRTGDNAPMAYVELVDRPVGGAVEAAE; encoded by the coding sequence ATGCGTCATCGTAAAAGTGGCCGTCACCTTAGCCGCACAAGCGCACACCGTAAGGCTATGTTCCAGAACATGGCGGTGTCGCTGTTCGAGCACGAGCTGATCAAAACTACTCTGCCGAAAGCCAAAGAGCTGCGTCGCGTTGCCGAGCCGCTGATTACTCTGGCTAAAGAAGACAGCGTTGCTAACCGTCGTCTGGCCTTCGACCGTACCCGTTCGAAAGCCATTGTCGGTAAGTTGTTCAACGACCTGGGCAAGCGTTACGCCACCCGTCAGGGCGGTTATCTGCGTATCCTCAAGTGCGGTTTCCGCACCGGTGACAACGCTCCGATGGCTTATGTTGAGCTGGTCGACCGTCCGGTCGGCGGCGCAGTAGAAGCTGCCGAGTAA
- the katG gene encoding catalase/peroxidase HPI, whose amino-acid sequence MSNQGKCPFNHVAGGGTTNKDWWPNQLRVDLLNQHSEKSNPLGAKFNYAEEFKKLDYKALKADLVKLMTDSQDWWPADFGHYGPQMIRMAWHAAGTYRTTDGRGGGGRGQQRFAPLNSWPDNVNIDKSRRLLWPIKQKYGQKISWSDLFILAGNVALESMGFRTLGFAAGRDDVWEPDMDVNWGAEIAWLGVDPERVTGDRELTAPFGATHMGLIYVNPEGPNASGDYLEAAKDIRTTFTRMAMDDEETVALIAGGHTFGKTHGAAPESHKGPEPEAAPIEALGLGWISDFGSGHGKDSISSGIEVTWSKTPTLWSNNFFENLFNYEWELTQSPAGAKQWVAKDAPEIIPDAHIPGKFHKPTMLTTDLTLRFDPEFGKISKRFLDDPQAFADAFARAWFKLIHRDMGPKARYLGPEVPKEDLIWQDPLPAPAHNPSAADIADLKAKIAACGLSVGDLVSVAWASASTFRGGDKRGGANGARLALAPQKDWEVNQRAIKALPKLLEIQAASGKASLADVIVLAGNVGVEQAAKAAGVSVAVPFAPGRVDAAQDQTDVEAFALLEPVADGFRNYRKGRLGVPTETMLIDKAQLLTLSAPELTALVGGLRVLGANHDGSQDGVFTDKVGVLSNDFFVSLLDMGTEWKAVGAETETFEGKDRKSGKVKYTGTRNDLVFGSNAVLRAYAEVYASSDGTEKLVKDFVAAWTKVMNLDRFDLA is encoded by the coding sequence ATGTCGAACCAAGGTAAATGCCCGTTCAATCACGTCGCTGGCGGTGGCACGACCAACAAGGATTGGTGGCCGAACCAGTTGCGTGTGGATTTGCTCAATCAGCACTCTGAAAAGTCCAACCCGCTGGGCGCGAAGTTCAACTACGCCGAGGAATTCAAGAAGCTCGACTACAAGGCGCTCAAGGCGGACCTGGTCAAGCTGATGACCGACAGCCAGGACTGGTGGCCGGCCGACTTCGGTCACTACGGCCCGCAGATGATTCGTATGGCCTGGCACGCCGCCGGCACCTACCGCACCACCGACGGTCGCGGTGGCGGCGGTCGCGGCCAGCAGCGTTTCGCCCCGCTGAACTCCTGGCCGGACAACGTCAATATCGATAAATCACGCCGCCTGCTCTGGCCGATCAAGCAGAAGTACGGGCAGAAGATTTCCTGGTCCGATCTGTTCATTCTCGCCGGCAACGTGGCGCTCGAATCCATGGGCTTTCGCACCCTCGGCTTTGCTGCCGGTCGTGACGATGTGTGGGAGCCGGACATGGACGTGAACTGGGGGGCCGAGATTGCCTGGCTGGGCGTGGATCCGGAACGGGTCACCGGCGACCGCGAATTGACCGCGCCGTTCGGCGCCACCCACATGGGCCTGATCTACGTCAACCCGGAGGGCCCAAACGCCAGCGGCGACTACCTGGAAGCAGCCAAGGACATCCGCACCACCTTCACCCGCATGGCCATGGACGACGAGGAGACCGTTGCCCTGATCGCCGGCGGTCATACCTTCGGCAAGACCCACGGCGCCGCGCCGGAGTCGCACAAAGGGCCGGAGCCCGAGGCTGCGCCAATCGAGGCGCTGGGCCTGGGCTGGATCAGTGACTTCGGTAGCGGTCACGGCAAGGACAGCATCTCCAGCGGTATCGAAGTCACCTGGAGCAAGACCCCGACGCTGTGGAGCAACAACTTCTTCGAGAACCTGTTCAACTACGAGTGGGAGCTGACCCAGTCGCCGGCCGGCGCCAAGCAGTGGGTGGCCAAGGATGCGCCGGAGATCATTCCGGACGCGCATATTCCGGGCAAGTTCCACAAGCCGACCATGCTCACCACCGACCTGACCCTGCGTTTCGATCCCGAGTTCGGCAAGATCTCCAAACGCTTTCTGGACGATCCGCAGGCCTTCGCCGATGCCTTCGCCCGCGCCTGGTTCAAGCTGATCCATCGTGACATGGGACCGAAGGCCCGTTATCTCGGCCCGGAAGTGCCGAAAGAGGATCTAATCTGGCAAGACCCGCTGCCGGCGCCGGCACATAACCCGAGCGCGGCCGATATCGCCGACCTCAAGGCCAAGATCGCCGCCTGCGGACTGTCGGTTGGCGATCTGGTCTCCGTGGCCTGGGCCTCGGCCTCGACCTTTCGCGGCGGCGACAAGCGCGGCGGTGCCAACGGTGCGCGTCTGGCCCTGGCTCCGCAGAAGGACTGGGAGGTCAATCAGCGCGCCATCAAGGCCCTGCCCAAGCTGCTCGAGATCCAGGCAGCGTCCGGCAAGGCCTCGCTGGCCGACGTGATAGTGCTGGCAGGTAATGTCGGCGTGGAGCAGGCCGCCAAGGCCGCCGGCGTGAGCGTGGCTGTGCCCTTCGCTCCGGGGCGGGTGGATGCAGCGCAGGATCAGACCGATGTCGAGGCCTTCGCCCTGCTGGAACCTGTCGCCGACGGCTTCCGCAACTACCGCAAGGGCAGGCTCGGTGTACCGACCGAGACCATGTTGATCGACAAGGCTCAGTTGCTGACCTTGAGCGCGCCGGAGCTGACCGCGCTGGTCGGCGGCCTGCGCGTGCTGGGGGCCAACCATGACGGCAGCCAGGATGGTGTGTTCACCGACAAGGTCGGCGTGCTGAGCAACGACTTCTTCGTCAGCCTGCTCGACATGGGCACCGAGTGGAAGGCGGTGGGGGCCGAGACGGAAACCTTCGAGGGCAAGGATCGTAAGAGCGGCAAGGTGAAATACACCGGCACCCGCAACGACCTGGTCTTCGGTTCCAACGCGGTGCTGCGTGCTTACGCGGAGGTCTACGCCAGCAGCGATGGCACGGAAAAACTGGTCAAGGACTTCGTCGCGGCCTGGACCAAGGTCATGAACCTGGACCGCTTCGACCTCGCTTGA
- the bfr gene encoding bacterioferritin — protein MQGHIEVIDYLKMLLKGELAARDQYFVHSRLYEDWGFSKLYERINHEMEEETQHADALLKRILFLEGTPDMTPDPFMFGQTVSEMLKLDLALEYQVRAALSKGIALCERHQDYQSRDILLVQLKDTEEDHAYWLEIQLGLIDKLGLENYLQAQM, from the coding sequence ATGCAGGGCCACATCGAAGTCATCGATTATTTGAAAATGCTGCTCAAGGGCGAGCTGGCGGCGCGCGATCAGTACTTCGTGCATTCGCGTCTGTATGAGGATTGGGGGTTCAGCAAGCTCTACGAGCGCATCAACCATGAAATGGAAGAAGAGACTCAGCACGCCGATGCGTTGTTGAAGCGGATTCTGTTTCTCGAAGGCACGCCGGATATGACCCCGGATCCCTTCATGTTCGGTCAGACGGTGTCGGAGATGCTCAAGCTCGATCTGGCCCTGGAGTACCAGGTACGCGCGGCCTTGAGCAAAGGCATCGCGCTGTGTGAGCGGCACCAGGATTATCAGAGCCGCGACATCCTGCTGGTTCAGCTCAAGGACACCGAGGAGGATCATGCCTATTGGCTGGAGATTCAGCTGGGGCTGATCGACAAATTAGGCCTGGAGAACTACCTGCAGGCGCAGATGTAG
- a CDS encoding M14 family zinc carboxypeptidase codes for MRLTFAALLLGAGLTPVIATASQPNGPWLNEQQHVSLEGFMSNAQLYEQLAGVARRSGGVLSLEQTGTSGEGRPIWLARLGKPDNPAVMIITQQHGNEPHGTEAALDLIRKLASGGSFSEQVLANLQVLFIPRVNPDGTALATRGNVDFSTPQTTASCLRADGSLDPSKLDQGLGANVTAYTTEDGPRQWSYDINRYHWPDWSQSTQVLCNPGLADQAHFNPSQNPVPEALAVRSAYDRYQPMWMVDVHNQNPAVVLDDADPQANRPGRQVTASIAWPTNAEVAQDAVDLSKQMALVMKKRSMQIGHMEISNYYYQRPDGSIRRGGGEPGIARNAYALLASESLAKGAEGPLGGSILMEITGLNSRGQKSIGMLRNNVREMLEALLVASADGSLLTQDPAEADHLLRPGQEVDEPLPNPHDE; via the coding sequence ATGCGCCTGACTTTTGCCGCCCTCCTGCTTGGCGCAGGTCTTACCCCCGTGATTGCTACTGCCTCCCAACCGAATGGGCCATGGCTCAACGAGCAACAGCATGTCTCGCTCGAAGGTTTCATGAGCAATGCCCAGCTGTATGAGCAACTCGCCGGTGTGGCGCGTCGCTCCGGCGGAGTACTCAGCCTCGAACAGACCGGCACCAGCGGCGAAGGCCGGCCGATCTGGCTGGCACGCCTGGGCAAACCGGATAACCCTGCGGTGATGATCATCACCCAGCAGCACGGCAACGAACCCCACGGCACCGAAGCAGCCCTCGACCTGATTCGCAAGCTGGCGTCCGGCGGTTCTTTCTCCGAGCAGGTGCTGGCTAACCTGCAAGTGCTGTTCATTCCCCGCGTCAACCCCGACGGAACCGCACTCGCCACCCGCGGCAACGTCGATTTCAGCACGCCGCAAACCACCGCCAGCTGTCTGCGCGCGGATGGCAGCCTGGACCCGAGCAAACTCGACCAGGGTCTGGGTGCCAATGTCACCGCCTACACGACCGAAGATGGCCCGCGTCAATGGAGCTACGACATCAACCGCTACCACTGGCCGGATTGGAGCCAGAGCACTCAGGTGCTGTGCAATCCAGGGCTGGCCGACCAAGCGCATTTCAATCCAAGCCAGAACCCGGTGCCGGAAGCCCTGGCGGTGCGCAGCGCTTATGACCGCTATCAACCCATGTGGATGGTCGATGTACACAACCAGAACCCAGCCGTCGTGCTCGACGACGCCGACCCACAGGCCAATCGCCCCGGACGTCAGGTGACTGCCTCGATCGCCTGGCCGACCAACGCCGAGGTCGCTCAGGACGCGGTCGACCTGTCGAAGCAGATGGCTCTGGTGATGAAGAAGCGCTCCATGCAGATCGGCCATATGGAAATCAGCAACTATTACTACCAGCGTCCGGACGGCAGCATTCGCCGTGGCGGTGGCGAGCCCGGCATTGCTCGTAACGCTTACGCGCTGCTGGCCAGCGAGAGCCTTGCCAAGGGTGCCGAAGGACCACTGGGCGGCAGTATCTTGATGGAGATAACCGGGCTGAACAGCCGCGGACAGAAGTCCATCGGCATGCTGCGCAACAACGTCAGGGAAATGCTCGAAGCACTGCTGGTAGCCAGCGCCGACGGCAGCCTGCTAACCCAGGATCCGGCCGAAGCGGATCACCTGCTGCGCCCCGGGCAGGAAGTCGACGAGCCCCTGCCAAACCCGCACGACGAATAG
- the uvrA gene encoding excinuclease ABC subunit UvrA, producing MDKIVIRGARTHNLKNIDLTLPRDKLIVITGLSGSGKSSLAFDTLYAEGQRRYVESLSAYARQFLSMMEKPDVDTIEGLSPAISIEQKSTSHNPRSTVGTITEIYDYLRLLYARAGIPRCPDHDLPLEAQTVSQMVDQVLALPEGSKLMLLAPVIRERKGEHLAVFDELRAQGFVRVRVNGKIYELDELPKLDKQKKHSIDAVVDRFKARGDLQQRLAESFETALKLADGLALIAPMEGEDGAEIIFSARFACPLCGHSISELEPKLFSFNNPAGACPTCDGLGVKQFFDIKRLVNGEMTLAEGAIRGWDRRNVYYFQMLGSLAAHYGFGLEIPFDDLAAEHQKCILFGSGTQSVDFRYLNDRGDIVKRAHPFEGIVPNLDRRYRETESASVREELAKFLSTQSCQDCRGTRLRREARHVWVGEKTLPAVSGMPIGEATEYFGSLALPGRRGEIAEKILKEIRERLQFLVNVGLDYLTLDRSADTLSGGEAQRIRLASQIGAGLVGVMYILDEPSIGLHQRDNERLLGTLRHLRDIGNTVIVVEHDEDAIRMADYVVDIGPGAGVHGGQIVAQGTAADVMAHPDSLTGKYLSGRVRIAVPDKRTPWDKKMSLKIKGARGNNLRNVDLDIPIGLLTCVTGVSGSGKSTLINNTLYPLSATALNGATTLEAAAHDSIDGLQHLDKVVDIDQSPIGRTPRSNPATYTGLFTPIRELFAGVPESRSRGYGPGRFSFNVKGGRCEACQGDGLIKVEMHFLPDIYVPCDVCKSKRYNRETLEVKYKGKNIHEVLEMTIEEARQFFDAVPALARKLQTLMDVGLSYIKLGQSATTLSGGEAQRVKLSRELSKRDTGKTLYILDEPTTGLHFADIQQLLDVLHRLRDHGNTVVVIEHNLDVIKTADWLVDLGPEGGSKGGQIIACGTPEEVAEMPQSHTGYFLKPVLERARIAN from the coding sequence GTGGACAAGATTGTGATCCGGGGTGCCCGCACCCATAACCTGAAAAACATCGACCTGACCCTGCCGCGCGACAAGCTGATCGTGATCACCGGCCTGTCCGGCTCGGGCAAGTCCTCGCTAGCCTTCGACACCCTCTACGCCGAGGGCCAGCGCCGCTATGTCGAGTCGCTATCGGCCTATGCCCGGCAGTTCCTGTCGATGATGGAAAAGCCTGACGTCGACACCATCGAAGGCCTGTCTCCAGCGATCTCCATTGAGCAGAAATCCACCTCGCACAACCCGCGCTCAACTGTCGGCACCATCACCGAGATCTACGACTACCTGCGCCTGCTCTATGCCCGTGCGGGTATTCCACGCTGCCCGGACCACGATCTGCCGCTGGAAGCGCAAACCGTCAGCCAGATGGTCGACCAGGTGCTGGCCTTGCCCGAAGGCAGCAAGCTGATGCTGCTGGCGCCGGTGATCCGTGAGCGCAAGGGCGAACACCTGGCCGTGTTCGATGAACTGCGCGCCCAGGGCTTCGTCCGGGTGCGGGTCAACGGCAAGATCTACGAGCTGGACGAACTGCCCAAGCTGGATAAGCAGAAGAAGCACAGCATCGATGCTGTGGTCGACCGTTTCAAGGCCCGTGGCGATCTGCAGCAGCGCCTGGCCGAATCGTTCGAGACCGCGCTCAAGCTGGCCGACGGCCTGGCGCTGATTGCCCCGATGGAAGGTGAAGACGGCGCAGAGATTATTTTTTCCGCGCGCTTCGCCTGCCCGCTGTGCGGTCATTCGATCAGCGAGCTGGAGCCCAAGCTGTTCTCTTTCAACAACCCGGCCGGTGCTTGTCCGACTTGCGACGGCCTGGGGGTGAAGCAGTTCTTCGACATCAAGCGCCTGGTCAACGGCGAGATGACCCTGGCCGAGGGTGCAATCCGTGGCTGGGACCGACGCAACGTCTATTACTTCCAGATGCTCGGCTCTCTGGCTGCCCATTACGGTTTCGGCCTGGAGATCCCCTTCGACGACTTGGCCGCCGAACATCAGAAATGCATCCTGTTCGGCAGCGGTACGCAGAGCGTCGACTTCCGCTACCTGAACGACCGTGGCGATATCGTCAAGCGCGCCCATCCGTTCGAAGGCATAGTGCCGAACCTGGATCGCCGCTATCGCGAGACCGAGTCGGCCAGCGTGCGTGAAGAGCTGGCCAAGTTCCTCAGCACCCAGTCCTGCCAGGACTGCCGCGGCACCCGCCTGCGTCGTGAGGCGCGGCATGTATGGGTCGGCGAGAAAACCCTGCCGGCAGTCAGCGGCATGCCCATCGGCGAAGCCACCGAGTATTTCGGCAGCCTGGCGCTACCCGGACGACGCGGCGAGATTGCCGAGAAAATCCTCAAGGAAATCCGCGAGCGTCTGCAGTTCCTGGTCAACGTCGGCCTGGACTACCTGACCCTGGACCGCAGCGCCGATACCCTGTCCGGTGGCGAAGCCCAGCGCATCCGCCTGGCCAGCCAGATCGGCGCCGGCCTGGTCGGGGTCATGTATATCCTCGACGAGCCGTCCATCGGCCTGCACCAACGCGACAACGAACGCCTGCTCGGCACCCTGCGCCACCTGCGCGATATCGGCAACACGGTGATCGTGGTCGAGCATGACGAAGACGCCATTCGCATGGCCGACTACGTGGTGGATATCGGTCCCGGCGCCGGCGTGCATGGCGGCCAGATCGTCGCCCAGGGCACTGCGGCCGACGTCATGGCCCACCCGGACTCGCTGACCGGCAAATACCTGTCCGGGCGGGTGAGGATCGCGGTGCCAGACAAGCGCACCCCTTGGGACAAGAAGATGTCCCTGAAGATCAAAGGCGCACGCGGCAACAACCTGCGCAATGTCGACCTGGATATTCCGATCGGTCTGCTGACCTGCGTCACCGGGGTATCCGGTTCGGGCAAGTCGACCCTGATCAACAACACCCTCTACCCACTCAGCGCCACGGCTCTTAACGGCGCCACCACCCTGGAAGCCGCCGCTCACGACAGCATCGACGGCCTGCAGCACCTGGACAAAGTGGTCGACATCGATCAGAGCCCAATTGGCCGCACGCCGCGCTCCAATCCGGCCACCTACACCGGTTTGTTCACCCCGATCCGCGAGCTATTCGCCGGCGTGCCCGAGTCACGCTCGCGCGGCTACGGCCCCGGACGCTTCTCCTTCAATGTCAAAGGGGGACGCTGTGAAGCCTGCCAGGGTGACGGCCTGATCAAGGTGGAGATGCACTTCCTGCCGGACATCTACGTGCCCTGCGATGTGTGCAAGAGCAAACGCTACAACCGCGAAACCCTGGAAGTGAAATACAAAGGCAAGAACATCCACGAGGTGCTGGAAATGACCATCGAGGAAGCACGACAGTTCTTCGATGCCGTACCGGCCCTGGCGCGCAAGCTGCAAACCCTGATGGATGTAGGCCTGTCCTATATCAAGCTGGGCCAGAGCGCGACGACGCTGTCCGGCGGCGAGGCGCAGCGGGTCAAGCTGTCGCGCGAACTGTCCAAGCGCGACACCGGCAAGACCCTGTATATCCTCGACGAGCCGACCACCGGCCTGCACTTCGCCGATATCCAGCAACTGCTCGACGTACTGCATCGTCTGCGCGACCACGGCAACACCGTGGTGGTGATCGAGCACAATCTGGACGTAATCAAGACCGCTGACTGGCTGGTCGACCTCGGCCCGGAAGGCGGCTCCAAGGGTGGCCAAATCATCGCCTGCGGCACTCCGGAAGAAGTCGCCGAGATGCCGCAGTCGCACACCGGCTATTTCCTCAAGCCGGTGTTGGAACGAGCCCGCATCGCCAACTGA